A single region of the Acetonema longum DSM 6540 genome encodes:
- a CDS encoding MTAP family purine nucleoside phosphorylase, giving the protein MNMTVPAAAYAVIGGSGTLGTDFPGALNQPDVTVLEQNLVFDTPYGTSPAFTLFTLGDKRVLTCRMHGWRSGVGRADASRQLFWVLREAGVKKIIAEGGVGSINHLLDLRDIVVPTDYIDQSVRKDVGLEGHYLLVMRQAICPDLHRQLVTAAGNQPLGRVFPRGVYMVTDGRHFESPAEIAMYRGHGDIVGQSLCPEVYLAREIGACYAGVYLVVNYGEGVVKDWRHADLADIFQQDAPRMGLLVLDALRAADATQTCGCPALRKSTLLKKVYGGKDSSSD; this is encoded by the coding sequence ATGAATATGACGGTACCGGCAGCAGCCTACGCCGTGATCGGCGGTTCAGGAACGCTGGGGACGGATTTTCCCGGCGCTTTGAACCAGCCGGATGTAACAGTTCTGGAACAAAATCTGGTCTTTGATACCCCGTACGGTACAAGTCCGGCCTTTACCCTGTTTACCCTGGGGGATAAACGGGTCTTGACCTGCCGGATGCACGGCTGGCGGTCCGGGGTCGGCCGGGCTGACGCCTCCCGTCAGCTTTTCTGGGTGCTGCGAGAAGCGGGAGTCAAAAAAATCATTGCCGAGGGCGGCGTGGGCAGCATCAACCACCTGTTAGACCTCCGGGATATTGTCGTGCCTACCGATTATATCGATCAGTCCGTCCGGAAGGATGTGGGGCTGGAAGGCCATTATCTCCTGGTGATGCGGCAGGCAATCTGCCCGGATCTTCACCGCCAGCTGGTGACTGCGGCCGGGAACCAGCCCCTGGGGAGAGTGTTCCCCCGCGGGGTATATATGGTTACCGATGGGCGCCATTTTGAGAGCCCGGCGGAAATTGCCATGTACCGCGGCCACGGCGACATTGTCGGCCAGAGCCTCTGCCCCGAAGTATACCTGGCCCGGGAGATCGGCGCCTGTTATGCGGGCGTGTACCTGGTAGTCAACTACGGGGAAGGAGTGGTCAAGGATTGGCGGCATGCCGACCTGGCCGATATTTTCCAGCAGGACGCGCCCCGGATGGGACTCCTCGTGCTGGATGCCCTGCGGGCTGCGGACGCCACCCAGACATGCGGCTGCCCGGCATTGCGCAAATCGACCTTATTGAAGAAAGTATACGGCGGCAAAGACAGCAGTTCTGATTAA